From the genome of Mucilaginibacter paludis DSM 18603:
TTTGCCAATATAGGTCCTGTTGGGCTGCCGATATGCACATCTACCTGGGTGCTGCCACCTAAAATATTTATTATCCTAAGCTTAAATAAATTAGCATCGGGCGCCAGATCGTTTTCCAGTACAAGGTGCCCCAATGATTGGGATGTGGTATTATCAGGCAACAAACAAACAGTGTATGAGCCAACCTGAAAATCGTAATTAAACTGGTGGTAGTTTGGAGAGTAAACTCTGCCTGGCGTTACGTTAATAGAGTACTGACCCGGCTGAAAATAACTGGTATAGGATATGCGCTGCAACATACTGGTGGGGCTGCCACCGTTTGCCAAAGTATTAGCAAGATGGATATCTTCCCCGCCGGTGGGGCTTATTGGCCACCTCAAAACATTGATAACCGATTGATTAAACCTGACATCTAAACCAGAAGCATTGCCTGACAGAAACCCGATAAATCCAGGAACATTATAAGCATCGTTAATAACCTTAACCAAAGCAGCTGTACTTGCATTACCAGGATAAGACAGCGACGAAACTGTAAGTTCCTTTAAACTCGACGGGTCGCCATCATGCATCGCGTACACCTTTGGCCTGGGTTGTTTTCCTTTTATAAAGTTGGTTATATCACCTACGGCAAAAAAAGAATAGTTTTTGCCATCGTCAAGCTGAAAGGGCTTAAAACTGAGCTGTACCTGGGGCGCAGAGTAGCTGGATATTTGTAACGAGAAATTTTTTAATCCTTTCTGGGTAACATTGTAGGTATCAGATGCCCGGGCCGGTTGTGCAGTGGTATAAAAGTAGATGGGCATTAATGATACCGATGTACCCTGTCCAATGTTAGGCGAAACGCTAAGGCGGATATCTGACGAACCTGCTATACAGTTAAATAACCTGATACCGGTAGTTCCGTCAAAAGGGTGATAAACATCTTCCGGGTAGTATATAAGCTTGGGCAC
Proteins encoded in this window:
- a CDS encoding DUF4397 domain-containing protein; its protein translation is MKKHLKALFKISGAHFLCAAIGLMWLCASVTLTGCKKDSRLFTHVDSTAEVPSQFHFFNTFAYDSTLTFAVDGLPREAVKQFSLSKYYPSSSAFNPNEGQANSKLINISDAVVKTKFANAPDNSTFQFKPNTSYIVFSTFAAYDTVYTPVNTIVPKLIYYPEDVYHPFDGTTGIRLFNCIAGSSDIRLSVSPNIGQGTSVSLMPIYFYTTAQPARASDTYNVTQKGLKNFSLQISSYSAPQVQLSFKPFQLDDGKNYSFFAVGDITNFIKGKQPRPKVYAMHDGDPSSLKELTVSSLSYPGNASTAALVKVINDAYNVPGFIGFLSGNASGLDVRFNQSVINVLRWPISPTGGEDIHLANTLANGGSPTSMLQRISYTSYFQPGQYSINVTPGRVYSPNYHQFNYDFQVGSYTVCLLPDNTTSQSLGHLVLENDLAPDANLFKLRIINILGGSTQVDVHIGSPTGPILANAVTYGQANDYIALKPNLLTQNLYVTAAGSTVPLFQTGSNDKPIAMPFTAGNSGTLYIMGLLPGTPYKGDSGSFGPYVYYSSDAYVNPNFILQSAQLYYIL